The following proteins are encoded in a genomic region of Brachypodium distachyon strain Bd21 chromosome 1, Brachypodium_distachyon_v3.0, whole genome shotgun sequence:
- the LOC100843632 gene encoding DNA polymerase zeta catalytic subunit isoform X1 yields MSPSSSSSPAGTPSQVLSVRIVSLDYYMAPPLPGFDFTYSPFHCEEVEEVPVIRIYGSTPAGQKTCLHVHQALPYLYVPYPEELLHNIERGNSCMTGLLSDLEKALQVRGPAKRKHIHGCSLVRAKKLYGYHSCEEIFVKIYLYYPHEVSRAATHLLDGAVLNRVFQPYESHIPYLLHFLVDYNLYGMGHVHVTDFKFRPPLPDDFHPNTLHRKVDSSVESEHKPHPGAAAMKNPMIWISSAVPPALILGSFSTSHSMEGSNPNFIRRHTSLMLEADSVVEGIINEKHKMYTPLSQTTTDTKMVQSLLAIWEELEHLRLLEEAKPADIGRPLRDVVLKSFLHGIKYESALSMLDPKEEGSHQKVSAIEDPEKLEKCFKSLTDIIGTITFSQGDYCDNTGSDNPAGTQKEDQNASSVCLESTKQNVQAASPERNTHYPVSSVAQRTSQLFDEHEKHLDAEALGLLSWMASSQAAEEPTTDDELINEPILSPFFSKKSIEVALESAHLDFDSASQQECQDILDSVEPVTGTEELNAQTSNHSSSMLDDSTSVNNTIPQVDGSCDENQKDPQEYDKGKITRRKIGTSSHSSSQNNSKSASKHGETEPIWGSLPLSTKKRSHGTADGHVKTSSGRAMPSQRDTSSYKSETEKNSHDTTDKESSSSIGEHDCHSVRDLMRRTRRRRSFHPEPLEFGCSGAAACIISKESVIVNSGGLELHDFTSDFSNSEMYNSGGEYVQMTFAQKPPLKNQVCSGLESSSVGIEHPESAKLGSVDPLPFFNQTAEENNQNGSFQYMENSEFTNDALGVPTHFQNDGSALYLLTHAFSPPSAVAVDQWLPQQTFSSTFSGHSNYCDNLAGDDEMEHIPTFSPHAEALPLMASSPVPRSASEHRAPKFAVDTVTMKPDLSSKESKQVDEWHDFSQISAEAEKDKLTPLSQIGFRDPASTGGGQQLTILSIEVFTESRGELRPDPRLDAINVVSLAVEDDADSTVEVRVLIRGNNENTHRRNLDGIAGCTVDVFPEEKGLLKHLIDVICSIDPDILVGWEIQLESLGFLAERAAHLGVGLLRRISRTLPHESKHPPRDLAHESSQGLPEASSADDVIADVNENAWSHTHVSGVHVGGRIVLNLWRLMRAEVKLNIYSLEAVADEVLRRKVPLVPTKILKRWFATGPGRGRHRCIQYASSRAMLNLEIINKLDLINRTSELARVFGIDFFSVLSRGSQFRVESMLLRLAHTQNYLAISPGNQQVASQPAMECLPLVMEPESAFYSDPVLVLDFQSLYPSMIIAYNLCYSTCLGKVFPSKSNVLGVSTYSADPHTIVDLKNQLLLTPNGVLYVQPEIRKGVVPRLLEEILSTRIMVKQAMKKLSPSQKVLQKILNARQLALKLIANVTYGYTAAGFSGRMPCAELADSIVQCGRRTLETAISFVNQHPLWDAKVVYGDTDSMFVLLKGRSREEAFRIGKEIASLITAINPDPVTLKFEKVYHPCFLLTKKRYVGYSYESPEQNEPIFDAKGIETVRRDTCPAVAKILERSLRIMFEEQDLVKVKSYLERQWTRILSGKVLIQDFIFAKEVRLGTYSSRASTLPPAAIVATKAMLSDPRAEPRYGERVPYVVIHGEPGARLVDMVIDPYGLLEVGSPYRLNDLYYITKQIIPALQRVFGLLGADLNKWFTEMPRPIRPTLAKRQSASGHSAFSRDGSFIRLGLNKKAPAKGGRIDTYYMSSHCTVCGDIIQGSDTFCNNCLKNEAVVATVVAGRTSKLEREIQHLAAICGHCGGADWIVESGVKCVSLACPVFYERRKIQRELRVVSESAGEAGYYPFCCAELF; encoded by the exons atgtccccttcctcctcgtcctcgccggcggggACCCCGTCGCAGGTCCTCAGCGTCCGCATCGTCTCGCTCGACTACTacatggcgccgccgctccccggcTTCGACTTCACTTACAGCCCCTTCCACT gcgaggaggtggaggaggtgcCGGTGATCAGGATCTACGGCTCCACCCCCGCAGGGCAGAAGACTTGCCTCCACGTCCACCAG GCCCTGCCATACTTGTATGTACCTTACCCAGAGGAGCTGCTTCATAATATTGAAAGAG GGAATTCATGTATGACTGGTCTATTGAGTGATCTTGAGAAAGCTTTGCAG GTCCGTGGGCCAGCAAAAAGGAAGCATATCCATGGATGTAGCCTTGTTCGAGCAAAGAAGTTGTATGGCTATCATTCTTGCGAGGAAATTTTTGTGAAGATCTACCT ATATTATCCTCACGAGGTTTCTCGTGCTGCTACCCATCTATTG GACGGTGCTGTTCTTAATAGAGTATTCCAGCCTTATGAATCCCACATTCCATATCTTCTTCACTTTTTG GTCGACTATAACTTGTATGGAATGGGCCATGTACATGTCACAGACTTCAAGTTCCGCCCTCCATTGCCAGATGATTTTCATCCTAATACTCTACATAGGAAGGTGGATTCTTCTGTCGAATCAGAGCACAAG CCACATCCAGGTGCTGCTGCAATGAAGAATCCAATGATCTGGATATCGTCAGCAGTGCCGCCTGCTTTAATACTGGGCAGTTTTTCTACTTCACATTCCATGGAAGGATCCAATCCAAACTTCATCAGAAGACATACTTCTTTGATGCTTGAAGCTGACTCTGTAGTAGAAG GTATCATAAATGAGAAGCATAAGATGTACACTCCCCTTTCACAAACAACGACAGATACAAAAATGGTTCAGTCACTTTTAGCAATTTGGGAG GAACTTGAGCACTTAAGGTTACTGGAGGAGGCAAAGCCTGCTGATATCGGTAGACCACTGCGGGATGTTGTTCTCAAAAGTTTTCTTCACGGTATCAAGTACGAGAGTGCTCTTTCTATGTTGGATCCAAAAGAGGAGGGGTCCCATCAGAAAGTCTCTGCCATTGAAGACCCTGAAAAGCTAGAGAAGTGTTTTAAATCATTGACTGATATTATTGGGACTATCACATTCTCACAAGGTGATTACTGTGATAATACTGGTAGTGATAATCCTGCGGGCACCCAAAAGGAGGACCAAAATGCAAGTTCTGTGTGCTTAGagtcaacaaaacaaaatgttcaGGCTGCATCTCCTGAGAGAAACACTCACTATCCTGTGTCATCTGTTGCTCAAAGAACATCTCAATTATTTGATGAACATGAAAAG CATTTGGATGCTGAAGCACTTGGACTTTTAAGCTGGATGGCCTCCTCGCAGGCTGCAGAGGAGCCAACAACTGATGATGAATTGATCAATGAACCCATTCTGAGCCCTTTCTTTTCAAAGAAGTCCATTGAAGTTGCTTTAGAGTCTGCTCACCTGGATTTTGATAGTGCTTCTCAGCAGGAGTGCCAGGATATTCTTGATTCAGTTGAACCAGTGACTGGGACAGAAGAACTGAATGCTCAGACTTCTAACCATAGTTCTTCAATGCTTGATGATAGTACTTCAGTGAACAATACTATTCCTCAGGTTGATGGATCTTGTGATGAGAATCAGAAAGACCCACAAGAATATGACAAGGGTAAAATCACTAGAAGGAAAATAGGAACATCTAGTCACTCATCTAGTCAAAATAATTCGAAGTCAGCCAGTAAGCATGGTGAAACTGAACCTATATGGGGTTCTTTACCTCTTTCTACTAAAAAGCGATCACACGGAACTGCTGATGGTCATGTTAAAACTTCTTCAGGCAGGGCAATGCCAAGTCAGAGGGACACCAGTTCTTACAAGAGTGAAACTGAGAAGAACTCTCATGATACCACAGACAAGGAATCTTCTAGTTCCATAGGTGAACATGACTGTCATTCTGTGAGGGATTTAATGAGGagaacaaggaggaggagatcttTTCATCCTGAACCATTGGAGTTCGGTTGTTCTGGAGCTGCAGCATGCATCATCAGTAAAGAGAGTGTAATCGTGAACTCTGGAGGATTAGAATTGCATGATTTCACCAGTGATTTTTCAAATTCGGAAATGTATAATTCTGGCGGTGAATATGTACAGATGACCTTTGCACAGAAGCCTCCATTGAAGAATCAAGTTTGCTCTGGTTTGGAGAGTTCTTCAGTGGGCATCGAACATCCCGAAT CTGCTAAACTTGGATCGGTTGATCCCCTTCCATTTTTCAATCAGACTGCTGAAGAGAATAACCAGAATGGATCATTTCAGTATATGGAAAATAGTGAATTCACAAATGATGCATTGGGTGTTCCAACTCATTTCCAAAATGATGGATCAGCCCTATATTTGCTAACACATGCATTCTCGCCGCCATCTGCAGTAGCTGTGGACCAGTGGCTACCCCAACAAACATTTTCCAGTACTTTCTCTG GCCACTCCAACTATTGCGACAATCTTGCAGGTGATGATGAAATGGAACATATTCCTACTTTTTCACCACATGCGGAAGCTCTTCCTTTGATGGCCAGTTCTCCTGTACCCAGATCTGCTTCAGAACATAGAGCACCAAAGTTTGCTGTTGATACAGTTACGATGAAGCCGGATCTTTCCAGCAAAGAAAGTAAACAGGTGGATGAGTGGCATGACTTCTCCCAGATCTCAGCTGAAGCTGAAAAAGATAAGCTAACACCTCTCAGTCAAATTGGATTTCGTGACCCTGCTAGTACTGGTGGTGGACAACAACTGACTATACTTAGCATAGAG GTATTTACAGAAAGCAGAGGGGAGCTGCGTCCTGATCCACGGCTTGATGCCATCAATGTTGTGTCTCTGGCTGTTGAGGATGATGCTGACAGTACAGTTGAAGTTCGTGTACTTATACGTGGAAACAATGAAAATACACATAGGAG AAACCTTGATGGAATTGCTGGTTGCACTGTAGATGTCTTCCCTGAAGAGAAGGGCCTTTTGAAGCATCTTATTGATGTAATATGTTCAATTGATCCAGATATCCTAGTTGGATGGGAGATTCAGTTAGAATCTTTAGGATTTCTTGCTGAAAGAGCAGCTCATCTGGGTGTAGGCTTACTGAGAAGAATCTCAAGGACGCTACCACATGAGTCAAAACATCCACCTAGGGATCTAGCCCATGAGTCTAGTCAGGGGCTTCCTGAAGCATCTTCTGCTGATGATGTTATTGCTGACGTCAATGAGAATGCTTGGAGTCATACTCATGTTAGTGGTGTACATGTTGGTGGAAGAATCGTTCTAAACTTATGGCGTCTCATGCGTGCAGAAGTTAAGCTTAATATTTACTCACTTGAAGCTGTGGCTGATGAAGTCCTGAGGCGAAAGGTACCACTAGTACCGACCAAGATATTGAAACGATGGTTTGCAACAGGTCCTGGACGAGGAAGACACAGATGCATACAATATGCTAGCAGCAGAGCTATGCTTAATCTTGAAATAATAAATAAACTTGATCTG ATCAATAGGACATCTGAACTTGCTCGTGTGTTTGGTATTGACTTCTTCTCTGTTCTTTCACGAGGGTCTCAGTTTCGTGTTGAGTCTATGCTCTTAAGATTGGCTCATACACAGAACTACCTTGCAATTTCCCCAGGAAATCAACAG GTTGCTTCTCAGCCAGCCATGGAATGCCTGCCACTTGTAATGGAACCTGAATCAGCTTTCTACTCTGACCCAGTTCTTGTATTGGATTTTCAATCCCTTTATCCTTCCATGATAATAGCATATAACCTATGTTATTCTACATGCTTGGGTAAAGTTTTCCCGTCTAAGTCCAATGTACTCGGTGTCAGCACATATTCAGCGGATCCACATACAATTGTTGATCTGAAAAATCAGCTGCTCCTTACTCCAAATGGGGTCCTATATGTGCAACCCGAG ATCAGGAAAGGTGTAGTACCTCGCCTTCTGGAGGAGATACtgtcaacaagaattatggttAAGCAAGCAATGAAAAAGCTTTCTCCATCTCAGAAGGTTCTGCAGAAG ATACTCAATGCACGGCAACTTGCTCTGAAGCTAATAGCTAATGTAACATATGGTTACACAGCTGCTGGGTTCAGTGGCCGTATGCCGTGTGCAGAGCTTGCAGACAGCATTGTTCAATGTGGTCGTAGAACGCTTGAGACAGCAATATCATTTGTCAACCAGCATCCTTTGTGGGATGCTAAGGTTGTATATGGTGATACTGACAG TATGTTTGTTCTTCTAAAAGGGCGTTCCAGGGAAGAAGCATTCAGAATAGGGAAGGAGATTGCCTCTTTAATAACTGCGATAAATCCTGATCCAGTCACATTAAAGTTTGAGAAAGTGTATCATCCTTGCTTTCTTCTTACAAAGAAGAGATATGTTGGCTATAGCTATGAAAGTCCTGAACAGAATGAGCCAATCTTTGATGCAAAAGGGATTGAgactgttcggagagatacaTGCCCAGCAGTTGCAAAGATTTTAGAACGGTCTCTTAGAATAATGTTTGAAGAGCAGGACTTAGTCAAA GTTAAATCATATTTGGAGCGTCAATGGACACGTATATTATCAGGAAAAGTTTTGATTCAAGACTTCATTTTTGCAAAGGAGGTTCGTCTAGGTACCTACAGTTCAAGGGCTTCCACCCTGCCACCTGCAGCAATTGTTGCAACAAAAGCAATGCTGTCTGATCCTAGGGCAGAACCACGTTACGGAGAGAGAGTGCCGTATGTTGTTATCCATGGGGAACCAGGCGCTCGTCTCGTTGATATGGTTATTGATCCTTATGGCCTGCTAGAAGTTGGATCCCCTTATAGACTAAATGATCTATATTACATAACCAAACAGATCATCCCTGCGCTACAACGTGTCTTTGGACTCCTTGGTGCTGACCTGAATAAGTGGTTTACTGAGATGCCTCGTCCCATACGGCCAACACTCGCTAAACGCCAGTCTGCTTCTGGTCACAGTGCATTTTCTCGTGATGGCAGTTTCATCCGATTAGGATTGAATAAGAAAGCGCCTGCCAAAGGAGGCAGGATAGATACCTACTACATGTCAAGCCACTGTACAGTTTGCGGTGATATAATTCAAGGATCAGACACCTTTTGCAACAACTGTTTGAAAAATGAAGCTGTTGTTGCCACAGTAGTTGCTGGCAGAACTTCAAAATTGGAGCGAGAAATCCAACATCTTGCTGCT ATATGTGGTCACTGCGGCGGTGCAGACTGGATTGTTGAAAGTGGGGTCAAGTGTGTTTCGCTTGCATGCCCGGTATTCTATGAGCGTAGGAAGATTCAGAGAGAGTTAAGAGTTGTCTCAGAATCCGCAGGAGAAGCTGGGTACTATCCATTCTGCTGTGCAGAGCTATTTTGA
- the LOC100843632 gene encoding DNA polymerase zeta catalytic subunit isoform X4: MSPSSSSSPAGTPSQVLSVRIVSLDYYMAPPLPGFDFTYSPFHCEEVEEVPVIRIYGSTPAGQKTCLHVHQALPYLYVPYPEELLHNIERGNSCMTGLLSDLEKALQVRGPAKRKHIHGCSLVRAKKLYGYHSCEEIFVKIYLYYPHEVSRAATHLLDGAVLNRVFQPYESHIPYLLHFLVDYNLYGMGHVHVTDFKFRPPLPDDFHPNTLHRKVDSSVESEHKPHPGAAAMKNPMIWISSAVPPALILGSFSTSHSMEGSNPNFIRRHTSLMLEADSVVEGIINEKHKMYTPLSQTTTDTKMVQSLLAIWEELEHLRLLEEAKPADIGRPLRDVVLKSFLHGIKYESALSMLDPKEEGSHQKVSAIEDPEKLEKCFKSLTDIIGTITFSQGDYCDNTGSDNPAGTQKEDQNASSVCLESTKQNVQAASPERNTHYPVSSVAQRTSQLFDEHEKHLDAEALGLLSWMASSQAAEEPTTDDELINEPILSPFFSKKSIEVALESAHLDFDSASQQECQDILDSVEPVTGTEELNAQTSNHSSSMLDDSTSVNNTIPQVDGSCDENQKDPQEYDKGKITRRKIGTSSHSSSQNNSKSASKHGETEPIWGSLPLSTKKRSHGTADGHVKTSSGRAMPSQRDTSSYKSETEKNSHDTTDKESSSSIGEHDCHSVRDLMRRTRRRRSFHPEPLEFGCSGAAACIISKESVIVNSGGLELHDFTSDFSNSEMYNSGGEYVQMTFAQKPPLKNQVCSGLESSSVGIEHPESAKLGSVDPLPFFNQTAEENNQNGSFQYMENSEFTNDALGVPTHFQNDGSALYLLTHAFSPPSAVAVDQWLPQQTFSSTFSGDDEMEHIPTFSPHAEALPLMASSPVPRSASEHRAPKFAVDTVTMKPDLSSKESKQVDEWHDFSQISAEAEKDKLTPLSQIGFRDPASTGGGQQLTILSIEVFTESRGELRPDPRLDAINVVSLAVEDDADSTVEVRVLIRGNNENTHRRNLDGIAGCTVDVFPEEKGLLKHLIDVICSIDPDILVGWEIQLESLGFLAERAAHLGVGLLRRISRTLPHESKHPPRDLAHESSQGLPEASSADDVIADVNENAWSHTHVSGVHVGGRIVLNLWRLMRAEVKLNIYSLEAVADEVLRRKVPLVPTKILKRWFATGPGRGRHRCIQYASSRAMLNLEIINKLDLINRTSELARVFGIDFFSVLSRGSQFRVESMLLRLAHTQNYLAISPGNQQVASQPAMECLPLVMEPESAFYSDPVLVLDFQSLYPSMIIAYNLCYSTCLGKVFPSKSNVLGVSTYSADPHTIVDLKNQLLLTPNGVLYVQPEIRKGVVPRLLEEILSTRIMVKQAMKKLSPSQKVLQKILNARQLALKLIANVTYGYTAAGFSGRMPCAELADSIVQCGRRTLETAISFVNQHPLWDAKVVYGDTDSMFVLLKGRSREEAFRIGKEIASLITAINPDPVTLKFEKVYHPCFLLTKKRYVGYSYESPEQNEPIFDAKGIETVRRDTCPAVAKILERSLRIMFEEQDLVKVKSYLERQWTRILSGKVLIQDFIFAKEVRLGTYSSRASTLPPAAIVATKAMLSDPRAEPRYGERVPYVVIHGEPGARLVDMVIDPYGLLEVGSPYRLNDLYYITKQIIPALQRVFGLLGADLNKWFTEMPRPIRPTLAKRQSASGHSAFSRDGSFIRLGLNKKAPAKGGRIDTYYMSSHCTVCGDIIQGSDTFCNNCLKNEAVVATVVAGRTSKLEREIQHLAAICGHCGGADWIVESGVKCVSLACPVFYERRKIQRELRVVSESAGEAGYYPFCCAELF, from the exons atgtccccttcctcctcgtcctcgccggcggggACCCCGTCGCAGGTCCTCAGCGTCCGCATCGTCTCGCTCGACTACTacatggcgccgccgctccccggcTTCGACTTCACTTACAGCCCCTTCCACT gcgaggaggtggaggaggtgcCGGTGATCAGGATCTACGGCTCCACCCCCGCAGGGCAGAAGACTTGCCTCCACGTCCACCAG GCCCTGCCATACTTGTATGTACCTTACCCAGAGGAGCTGCTTCATAATATTGAAAGAG GGAATTCATGTATGACTGGTCTATTGAGTGATCTTGAGAAAGCTTTGCAG GTCCGTGGGCCAGCAAAAAGGAAGCATATCCATGGATGTAGCCTTGTTCGAGCAAAGAAGTTGTATGGCTATCATTCTTGCGAGGAAATTTTTGTGAAGATCTACCT ATATTATCCTCACGAGGTTTCTCGTGCTGCTACCCATCTATTG GACGGTGCTGTTCTTAATAGAGTATTCCAGCCTTATGAATCCCACATTCCATATCTTCTTCACTTTTTG GTCGACTATAACTTGTATGGAATGGGCCATGTACATGTCACAGACTTCAAGTTCCGCCCTCCATTGCCAGATGATTTTCATCCTAATACTCTACATAGGAAGGTGGATTCTTCTGTCGAATCAGAGCACAAG CCACATCCAGGTGCTGCTGCAATGAAGAATCCAATGATCTGGATATCGTCAGCAGTGCCGCCTGCTTTAATACTGGGCAGTTTTTCTACTTCACATTCCATGGAAGGATCCAATCCAAACTTCATCAGAAGACATACTTCTTTGATGCTTGAAGCTGACTCTGTAGTAGAAG GTATCATAAATGAGAAGCATAAGATGTACACTCCCCTTTCACAAACAACGACAGATACAAAAATGGTTCAGTCACTTTTAGCAATTTGGGAG GAACTTGAGCACTTAAGGTTACTGGAGGAGGCAAAGCCTGCTGATATCGGTAGACCACTGCGGGATGTTGTTCTCAAAAGTTTTCTTCACGGTATCAAGTACGAGAGTGCTCTTTCTATGTTGGATCCAAAAGAGGAGGGGTCCCATCAGAAAGTCTCTGCCATTGAAGACCCTGAAAAGCTAGAGAAGTGTTTTAAATCATTGACTGATATTATTGGGACTATCACATTCTCACAAGGTGATTACTGTGATAATACTGGTAGTGATAATCCTGCGGGCACCCAAAAGGAGGACCAAAATGCAAGTTCTGTGTGCTTAGagtcaacaaaacaaaatgttcaGGCTGCATCTCCTGAGAGAAACACTCACTATCCTGTGTCATCTGTTGCTCAAAGAACATCTCAATTATTTGATGAACATGAAAAG CATTTGGATGCTGAAGCACTTGGACTTTTAAGCTGGATGGCCTCCTCGCAGGCTGCAGAGGAGCCAACAACTGATGATGAATTGATCAATGAACCCATTCTGAGCCCTTTCTTTTCAAAGAAGTCCATTGAAGTTGCTTTAGAGTCTGCTCACCTGGATTTTGATAGTGCTTCTCAGCAGGAGTGCCAGGATATTCTTGATTCAGTTGAACCAGTGACTGGGACAGAAGAACTGAATGCTCAGACTTCTAACCATAGTTCTTCAATGCTTGATGATAGTACTTCAGTGAACAATACTATTCCTCAGGTTGATGGATCTTGTGATGAGAATCAGAAAGACCCACAAGAATATGACAAGGGTAAAATCACTAGAAGGAAAATAGGAACATCTAGTCACTCATCTAGTCAAAATAATTCGAAGTCAGCCAGTAAGCATGGTGAAACTGAACCTATATGGGGTTCTTTACCTCTTTCTACTAAAAAGCGATCACACGGAACTGCTGATGGTCATGTTAAAACTTCTTCAGGCAGGGCAATGCCAAGTCAGAGGGACACCAGTTCTTACAAGAGTGAAACTGAGAAGAACTCTCATGATACCACAGACAAGGAATCTTCTAGTTCCATAGGTGAACATGACTGTCATTCTGTGAGGGATTTAATGAGGagaacaaggaggaggagatcttTTCATCCTGAACCATTGGAGTTCGGTTGTTCTGGAGCTGCAGCATGCATCATCAGTAAAGAGAGTGTAATCGTGAACTCTGGAGGATTAGAATTGCATGATTTCACCAGTGATTTTTCAAATTCGGAAATGTATAATTCTGGCGGTGAATATGTACAGATGACCTTTGCACAGAAGCCTCCATTGAAGAATCAAGTTTGCTCTGGTTTGGAGAGTTCTTCAGTGGGCATCGAACATCCCGAAT CTGCTAAACTTGGATCGGTTGATCCCCTTCCATTTTTCAATCAGACTGCTGAAGAGAATAACCAGAATGGATCATTTCAGTATATGGAAAATAGTGAATTCACAAATGATGCATTGGGTGTTCCAACTCATTTCCAAAATGATGGATCAGCCCTATATTTGCTAACACATGCATTCTCGCCGCCATCTGCAGTAGCTGTGGACCAGTGGCTACCCCAACAAACATTTTCCAGTACTTTCTCTG GTGATGATGAAATGGAACATATTCCTACTTTTTCACCACATGCGGAAGCTCTTCCTTTGATGGCCAGTTCTCCTGTACCCAGATCTGCTTCAGAACATAGAGCACCAAAGTTTGCTGTTGATACAGTTACGATGAAGCCGGATCTTTCCAGCAAAGAAAGTAAACAGGTGGATGAGTGGCATGACTTCTCCCAGATCTCAGCTGAAGCTGAAAAAGATAAGCTAACACCTCTCAGTCAAATTGGATTTCGTGACCCTGCTAGTACTGGTGGTGGACAACAACTGACTATACTTAGCATAGAG GTATTTACAGAAAGCAGAGGGGAGCTGCGTCCTGATCCACGGCTTGATGCCATCAATGTTGTGTCTCTGGCTGTTGAGGATGATGCTGACAGTACAGTTGAAGTTCGTGTACTTATACGTGGAAACAATGAAAATACACATAGGAG AAACCTTGATGGAATTGCTGGTTGCACTGTAGATGTCTTCCCTGAAGAGAAGGGCCTTTTGAAGCATCTTATTGATGTAATATGTTCAATTGATCCAGATATCCTAGTTGGATGGGAGATTCAGTTAGAATCTTTAGGATTTCTTGCTGAAAGAGCAGCTCATCTGGGTGTAGGCTTACTGAGAAGAATCTCAAGGACGCTACCACATGAGTCAAAACATCCACCTAGGGATCTAGCCCATGAGTCTAGTCAGGGGCTTCCTGAAGCATCTTCTGCTGATGATGTTATTGCTGACGTCAATGAGAATGCTTGGAGTCATACTCATGTTAGTGGTGTACATGTTGGTGGAAGAATCGTTCTAAACTTATGGCGTCTCATGCGTGCAGAAGTTAAGCTTAATATTTACTCACTTGAAGCTGTGGCTGATGAAGTCCTGAGGCGAAAGGTACCACTAGTACCGACCAAGATATTGAAACGATGGTTTGCAACAGGTCCTGGACGAGGAAGACACAGATGCATACAATATGCTAGCAGCAGAGCTATGCTTAATCTTGAAATAATAAATAAACTTGATCTG ATCAATAGGACATCTGAACTTGCTCGTGTGTTTGGTATTGACTTCTTCTCTGTTCTTTCACGAGGGTCTCAGTTTCGTGTTGAGTCTATGCTCTTAAGATTGGCTCATACACAGAACTACCTTGCAATTTCCCCAGGAAATCAACAG GTTGCTTCTCAGCCAGCCATGGAATGCCTGCCACTTGTAATGGAACCTGAATCAGCTTTCTACTCTGACCCAGTTCTTGTATTGGATTTTCAATCCCTTTATCCTTCCATGATAATAGCATATAACCTATGTTATTCTACATGCTTGGGTAAAGTTTTCCCGTCTAAGTCCAATGTACTCGGTGTCAGCACATATTCAGCGGATCCACATACAATTGTTGATCTGAAAAATCAGCTGCTCCTTACTCCAAATGGGGTCCTATATGTGCAACCCGAG ATCAGGAAAGGTGTAGTACCTCGCCTTCTGGAGGAGATACtgtcaacaagaattatggttAAGCAAGCAATGAAAAAGCTTTCTCCATCTCAGAAGGTTCTGCAGAAG ATACTCAATGCACGGCAACTTGCTCTGAAGCTAATAGCTAATGTAACATATGGTTACACAGCTGCTGGGTTCAGTGGCCGTATGCCGTGTGCAGAGCTTGCAGACAGCATTGTTCAATGTGGTCGTAGAACGCTTGAGACAGCAATATCATTTGTCAACCAGCATCCTTTGTGGGATGCTAAGGTTGTATATGGTGATACTGACAG TATGTTTGTTCTTCTAAAAGGGCGTTCCAGGGAAGAAGCATTCAGAATAGGGAAGGAGATTGCCTCTTTAATAACTGCGATAAATCCTGATCCAGTCACATTAAAGTTTGAGAAAGTGTATCATCCTTGCTTTCTTCTTACAAAGAAGAGATATGTTGGCTATAGCTATGAAAGTCCTGAACAGAATGAGCCAATCTTTGATGCAAAAGGGATTGAgactgttcggagagatacaTGCCCAGCAGTTGCAAAGATTTTAGAACGGTCTCTTAGAATAATGTTTGAAGAGCAGGACTTAGTCAAA GTTAAATCATATTTGGAGCGTCAATGGACACGTATATTATCAGGAAAAGTTTTGATTCAAGACTTCATTTTTGCAAAGGAGGTTCGTCTAGGTACCTACAGTTCAAGGGCTTCCACCCTGCCACCTGCAGCAATTGTTGCAACAAAAGCAATGCTGTCTGATCCTAGGGCAGAACCACGTTACGGAGAGAGAGTGCCGTATGTTGTTATCCATGGGGAACCAGGCGCTCGTCTCGTTGATATGGTTATTGATCCTTATGGCCTGCTAGAAGTTGGATCCCCTTATAGACTAAATGATCTATATTACATAACCAAACAGATCATCCCTGCGCTACAACGTGTCTTTGGACTCCTTGGTGCTGACCTGAATAAGTGGTTTACTGAGATGCCTCGTCCCATACGGCCAACACTCGCTAAACGCCAGTCTGCTTCTGGTCACAGTGCATTTTCTCGTGATGGCAGTTTCATCCGATTAGGATTGAATAAGAAAGCGCCTGCCAAAGGAGGCAGGATAGATACCTACTACATGTCAAGCCACTGTACAGTTTGCGGTGATATAATTCAAGGATCAGACACCTTTTGCAACAACTGTTTGAAAAATGAAGCTGTTGTTGCCACAGTAGTTGCTGGCAGAACTTCAAAATTGGAGCGAGAAATCCAACATCTTGCTGCT ATATGTGGTCACTGCGGCGGTGCAGACTGGATTGTTGAAAGTGGGGTCAAGTGTGTTTCGCTTGCATGCCCGGTATTCTATGAGCGTAGGAAGATTCAGAGAGAGTTAAGAGTTGTCTCAGAATCCGCAGGAGAAGCTGGGTACTATCCATTCTGCTGTGCAGAGCTATTTTGA